The window TTGAactttcttcctgcttcccatCACTCTACCCACTCActgccaaataatatttttaaagcctaGATATTTGCTCACACCTTTCTCCCAATAGTGTGATGATACAATATCTACTTACTTTGTAGAAATTCAGGAATATCTTTACATTCTCCTCATTGTAgcagtattctttttctttaccttccTATACATACCATCCAAACAAGTCATTTAGTCCATCAGTCAAAAATAAACCCCTGTTCAATCAGATTCCCACCGTCTgaatgctcttttttcttttctctatccaTCTAGATTATCTATAGCATGACAAAGGGTGAGTAAATGCCCTATGTTTTCAATTAACCCCACATTCACGCAACTAACATTCAGTGAGAGCAATTGCTAGGCACCATGTTTATGTATGTGAATAAGACATTCTCTGACATCATGGGGTATATAGAAGGACTGGGGGAAAAGAGATATAAACCAATTATGACAGAGTGTGATACCCTAGATCACAAGTATATTGGAGCAAAAGGGAATGAATGATTAGTTTTGAATGTGGTAGATGTCAAGAAAGATATTAGAGATGAGCTGGCATCTGGACTAGACATTTATGTATGAGCAAAAGTTTGCTTAAATGACAAGGGAGAAAGCACATTTACACAAATGAAACAGTATGAGAAATGACATGGGATTATTATTCCTCATACCTCTTTGTACATGCTAGAAGAGAACCATATTCCCTACTGACTGTATGATATCACTCTATCTAAACCTCAATTATTTCATGtctaaagaattaagaaaaattgtGTTCACCTCCTAGAGTCCTTGTGAAGTATAAACAAGAGAACAATTACACAAGACTCAGAAAattcctgacacatagtaggcactcaaaaataGTAACCATTAGTATTATCTCACATTTCATACGTGtacaaatttaaatacataatttttatttatcatacAATGTTCTACATGCTTGCCAAACCCCTACATAATGTGTCTTGTCTGTCTTATTCAAGTGCCGATAGGACACAGATTAAAGCCTAACCCCTGAGATCTCATTTGTATCAAGAAAAACACCTCAAACATATTTCTGAGATGAAAAATCTCAGAATACAAGAAAATATTCAATTATACGTATTCTGTTGAGTATGCTTAGCCatcaaaataagaggaaaaatacaCCCTTATGATACCCTGTCTCTGAAGAACATgtcaataataatttaataatatttaaaaggacCCATTCATGCCAATGGATTTTTTACTATTTGTAAGTAGTGAAACACTGCATTAGAACTTTCAATTGAATAGATTCACTAAGATAAAAGAGATAGAAACGTTGTTAGGATCGTTTATACCTCAATGACTATCCATAAAATCCAAACGAATCAGTATTCCCCGCTGCACACTAGGGACTGTCTCCCCTCCCGGATGCCTCTTTCATGTTATTTTCCTACCAGCATTTCATATGACTTGTTGTTAACCTATTTGACAGCAGATTTAGTCACCATAATATCCATTCTCAACATATTATCCTGGagttaaatacataaatgaagaaTTAACACTTGTGACAATCAATGAAACAATGTCATGGGATAGGTCTGCTTTGGAAGACACATCAGACAAGGGAAGACATATGGGAGCTGATTCACTTGATTTTAACCAAATCAGATAGCTCACAATACAACAGGAGAAGGAAGTGGAGCCCTTTTCTATATATAGGAATATTCACCAGATAAATATAATTATCTAATTTACTAAAACTAACTGATTTTCTATTAGGATAAACAACAAGAAGAGTCCTGCACATGGTCACAGTAACCCTCAGCAGGGTATAAAAGGGGACAGAGGTAAGGAGACATTCAAACTCAAGAAACCACCCTTGTGGAAACCCACTCATACCTACTAGTGAAACCCCAATCCTTCCTCTGACACCATGGTCAGCTCCTGTTGTGGCTCCGTCTGCTCTGACCagggctgtggctccagctgctgccagccttgctgccgCCCCACCTGCTGCCAGACCACCTGCtgcaggaccacctgctgccggcccacctgctgtgtgtccagctgctgccgcccctcctgctgtggctccagctgctgtggctctaattgctgtggctccagctgctgcaGGCCCAGCTGCTGCATCTCTAGCTGCTGCCGCCCCTCCTGCTGCCAGACCACCTGCTGCCGCCccagctgctgtggctccagctgctgtggctccagctgctgtggctccagctgctgccgCCCCTCCTGCTGCATTTCTAGCTGCTGCCGCCCCTCTTGCTGTGGTTCCAACTGCTGTGGTTccagctgctgtggctccagctgctgccgcccctcctgctgcccctcctGCTGCCTGCGCCCAGTCTGTGGCCGGGTCTCCTGCCACACCACTTGCTATCGCCCCACCTGTGTCATCTCCACCTGCCCCCGCCCCATGTGCTGTGCCTCCTCTTGCTGCTGAGCCCCCTGCCCTGTGACCACTATCTCCATTCACTTCTGCCCCCTCAGATATAGACTCTTTGGTGCTGTTGGACACATGGAATCTGACTGACATCATTCAACAGGTTGAGCCTCACCTGACTGACATCATTCAACAGGTTGAGCCTCACCATTCTAATGAACCTACCAACCTGCCACTGGCTCTGCGAGCACATTCTGGTTCATGTTAAGCTCCTTCCATGACTATCTTTTCCTTTCAATATTGGCATCAAATATGGATATTAATATGTGATCCATCAGCTAAAAAAAATCCCACTCCTCTAAATTTCTCATTCTTCCTTATCATTTTAGGGCTCTAGATTACCCTTCCTAACAGAGTGAATATTATCTGCAACCTTTGTGCAGTACTGATTTGACACCCTCTGACCTGGGGTTCAGTTATACCCTCAGACCTAGGGATCCAGTTATAGATTTTCTAacagagtaaattttttttttatgtttcgtTGCTTctctttctaataaacttttctacacataaaaattttttgGCATTGTTCCTTATTGTTTTCGTGATCATTTTACTTAGTATTAGGTAACTATATTTTACATGATGATACAGGAAGAATACTCACGTTGAAGTCACTTTGAGAATAAGTGCTATATATACGAAGTAtagatcatttaaaatattagaacaaaagtggcacatgtgtacatgtatatgcacatgtatacatCTTAATATCCTAAATTAGGGCAGATTTCATTCATGTCTTtagctcttattttttaaattttaatttgtttttttattgagatataattgacatataacatcatattagtttcaggtgtacacaataattcaatatttgtgtACTATAAGAAATGATGGCCACAGTAAGTCTAACTACAATCTGTCACTGTATAAAGGtacaaaatttttcttcttgtaacaaaaaattttaagatttactctcttagcaactttaagGTGTGTGATacattattgactatagtcaccatcctatacattatatccccatgacatttattttataactagaagtttataccTCTCGACCACTTTCACCCAGTTCACCCATCCCCTAACCCcactcacctctggcaaccaccaatctgttctctgtatctatgagttttgttttgttcatttgtttttcatttgtttatattctacgtataagtgaaatcattcagTATCTGTTTTTGACtcatttcacatagcataataccctcaagacccatccatgtggttgcaaatggcaagatttcattcttttttatggctgggtaaaattgtatttatatatacatttatatatacattgtatatatataccacatcttctttacccattcatccactgatggacacttaggttgtttctgtatcttgactattgtttttttttttaattttttaaatgtttatttatttttgacagagagagacaaagcatgagtggggaaggggcagaaagagagggagacacagaatctgaagcaggctccaggctctgagttgtcagcccagaccccaacgcagggctcgaactcacagaccgcaagatcatgacctgagccaaagtcagacactcaaccgactgagtcacccaggcactcctgtatcttggctattgtaaataatgctgcaatgaacataggattgaatatatctttttgaattaatgtcttcattttctttggataaatacccagaagttgaattgctgggtcatatggcagttgtatttttaatttgttgagaaacctccatactgttttccagagagactgcaccaatttacatgccCACCAACAATGCGCAGGGTTCCCTTTCTTGAAGCTGTGCTTTGGAATCACACATTGAGATTCTCACCTTCTATTACATCTCCATCCCACAACCCGCATCAATCAGTAAACCCAATGTGGAAAGAATGacaaatttaaacattaataacatatttttaaatgaaaagcttaATAAAATTACATCAACACAAtatgaaatgtttaataaaattaattatataaacacaacaaagacaaaaaaaactaatgaaatagaaaaagtcTGGTAAAACTGATCAaagaccaagagagagagaaaaaggagaatgtCTGAAAGACTGGCAAATAACATTATACTTGAAAAGGAGAATAATCAGCTTCTAAGAAagtagaaacttttaaaaacaattagaacATTATGTATAAgt of the Neofelis nebulosa isolate mNeoNeb1 chromosome 16, mNeoNeb1.pri, whole genome shotgun sequence genome contains:
- the LOC131498488 gene encoding keratin-associated protein 4-12-like — its product is MVSSCCGSVCSDQGCGSSCCQPCCRPTCCQTTCCRTTCCRPTCCVSSCCRPSCCGSSCCGSNCCGSSCCRPSCCISSCCRPSCCQTTCCRPSCCGSSCCGSSCCGSSCCRPSCCISSCCRPSCCGSNCCGSSCCGSSCCRPSCCPSCCLRPVCGRVSCHTTCYRPTCVISTCPRPMCCASSCC